The genome window TGCTGGATGTCCTGCAGAGTGTGCCCATCCTTTCCTTTCTGCCGGTGGTCCTGCTCAGTTTCAGCACCGTGCTGCCGGAAAAGATCGCGGCGGAACTGGCGGCCATTGTACTGATCTTCACCAGCCAGGTCTGGAATTTGACCTTTGCCTGGTACCAATCGCTGACCACCATCAGCCGGGACCTGCGAGAGGCCAGTGCCATCTTTCGCTTCAACCGCTGGCAGCGCCTTAAGTGGCTGGAACTGCCCTTTGCCGCCGGCAGCTTAATCTGGAACAGCATGATGAGCTGGGCGGGCGGCTGGTTCTTCTTGATGGCCGCCGAGATTTTCACAGTGGGCGAACGGGACTTTCGTCTGCCCGGCCTGGGGGCCTACCTGCAGGAGGCAGCCAGTCAGGGCGATACCCGGGCACTGCTCTGGGGCATCCTGGCCCTGGTGGCCGTGATCGTGCTCATGGATCAGTTGCTCTGGCGCCCCCTGCTGGCCTGGGGTGAGCGCTTCAAGCTGGAGATGACTGAAGACGAAGAGCCGATGACCTCCTGGTTCTACGATCTGCTGGCCGGTTCACGCCTGGCAGAGTGGTGGCTCTCCCTCTGGCATCAATGGCATGAAAGGCTGGACCTCTGGCTCATGGGTCGGCTGCAGCCGGTGGAGATGGAACCAGCCACCAACGGGCGTCCTCCCTGGCTGCTCTATACGGGTAGCGGCCTGTTGGGCGCAGGCCTGCTCTACCTGGCCTATGAGGCCCTCCGCTTGTTGGCTGCGCTACCGTTCGAGCAGTGGCGCCTGATCGGCTTCGCCTTGCTGGCCACATTCCTGCGGGTCAGTGTGGCCCTGGCCATCGCCCTGCTGTGGACCATCCCCCTGGGCGTGGCCATCGGCACCAACGCCCGTCTGGCCCGATGGCTTCAGCCATTGGTCCAGA of Litorilinea aerophila contains these proteins:
- a CDS encoding ABC transporter permease, whose protein sequence is MREPKIFQSGRPTPRPLSWGDLFILLGLVAFFYIGIRLAFRAPAEITGPTIVLHPAVLPWYAILSVSRMAAAYLLSLLFTLVYGYVAAYNRRAEQVMMPLLDVLQSVPILSFLPVVLLSFSTVLPEKIAAELAAIVLIFTSQVWNLTFAWYQSLTTISRDLREASAIFRFNRWQRLKWLELPFAAGSLIWNSMMSWAGGWFFLMAAEIFTVGERDFRLPGLGAYLQEAASQGDTRALLWGILALVAVIVLMDQLLWRPLLAWGERFKLEMTEDEEPMTSWFYDLLAGSRLAEWWLSLWHQWHERLDLWLMGRLQPVEMEPATNGRPPWLLYTGSGLLGAGLLYLAYEALRLLAALPFEQWRLIGFALLATFLRVSVALAIALLWTIPLGVAIGTNARLARWLQPLVQIAASVPATALFPAFLLLFLHLPGGLNLASVVLMLTGTQWYLLFNVIAGASAIPQDLKYTAALLHLDRFTRWRTLILPALFPYIVTGAITAGGGAWNASIVAEYVEFGGQTLSVTGIGSVIAGATAHGDYPLLLAGTLAMILAVVALNRLLWRRLYQLAEERFRME